Below is a genomic region from Brassica rapa cultivar Chiifu-401-42 chromosome A08, CAAS_Brap_v3.01, whole genome shotgun sequence.
TTCTTACACATAATCGTGACCCTATGTCACATCGTCTCTGGCATCTTTGAGGCAATTCAAAGCTATGCGATCTCGTTAGGACTGATTCAAAAGTACAGCTCCATCGACATTGAGAAACTCAGGTGTCTAGCTGTTGTATTGGATATCGAAGTAGCTCGAGATGTTGCCAAGGTTGTTGAGCTTTTACAGTGGTTAAAGACCATTGGGGTGAAACAAGTTGGTCTGTTTGACTCCCAAGGTAAGATGCTTTCATCAAATCATCTCTAATTGTCCCTTCATGAATACACATTGATGGCTCAGAGTTTGCTTCTTTTAGGCTTGTTGAAGAAGTCCAAGGATATGATCCTTGAAATGGTGCCAGGTTCAATGTTGTTACAGGTATGATAATCTCAAATTAATACCTTATCTCTAGCTTCTCTATTTAGATTGTTACTTTACCTGCACAgtgtatgttttcttttttaataggaGACTGGTGAAAAGGACATTTCGCCTGACCGGAAGGGCATTGCTATAGAGTTCATTTCGTCTTCCGACAATAAAGAAGCTGTTGTGAAGGCAGCCAACATACTACTTCAGAGACACTTGAAAGCCAGCCATCCTGAGAAGGATGAAGGGGACAACGTTTTTACTGAGTCTCATTTGAATGAAGCATTAAGAGTTGTTGGTTTGTGTtgattgtattattttaaactcAGATAACTGTTAAAGGAAAAGGAACTGATGATCTAAACTGTGGCAGGTGAGAACGTACACGTGCCTGATCTGATGCTGGTTTATGGACCTGTGAGGAGCCATCTCGGTTTCCCTGCTTGGAGACTTCGATACACTGAGATCGTGTATGTTCTTTGTACCTCCCACCTCTTAAATATTCAGAGCTAAATCTCATAAAGAACTTTTCTTGGTGTATTTGTTTGTTGATAGACATATGGGATCGTTGAAGTATATGAGATATGGTTCCCTTCTGAAGGCAATCCACAAATTTACAGGAGTGCGCCAAAACTATGGCAAGTCTTTTCTCTTTTGACCTGGATTTGAGTCACCTGTTTGTCAATCTTGTCTTTTATATCCAGCTTTTACTTTGGATTGAGTTTGCTTTCTGCTAATGGGAAGAAACTGGACTTTTTTTCTTGACAGGGGTTTGATGATGATTGTCCGGGCGCAGATGGTGTTATAGAGATTAGTTTTTGGTTTGTGATTCACATATATGTCGTTTCAAATGAGACATGGAGTTACTAATCTAGTGCTGCCACCATTATTGCAAATTT
It encodes:
- the LOC103836209 gene encoding dehydrodolichyl diphosphate synthase complex subunit NUS1 isoform X2 gives rise to the protein MDSNDPMLLLSSRIGQIGDLGLDLLWRFLHIIVTLCHIVSGIFEAIQSYAISLGLIQKYSSIDIEKLRCLAVVLDIEVARDVAKVVELLQWLKTIGVKQVGLFDSQGLLKKSKDMILEMVPGSMLLQETGEKDISPDRKGIAIEFISSSDNKEAVVKAANILLQRHLKASHPEKDEGDNVFTESHLNEALRVVGENVHVPDLMLVYGPVRSHLGFPAWRLRYTEIVHMGSLKYMRYGSLLKAIHKFTGVRQNYGV
- the LOC103836209 gene encoding dehydrodolichyl diphosphate synthase complex subunit NUS1 isoform X1 codes for the protein MDSNDPMLLLSSRIGQIGDLGLDLLWRFLHIIVTLCHIVSGIFEAIQSYAISLGLIQKYSSIDIEKLRCLAVVLDIEVARDVAKVVELLQWLKTIGVKQVGLFDSQGLLKKSKDMILEMVPGSMLLQETGEKDISPDRKGIAIEFISSSDNKEAVVKAANILLQRHLKASHPEKDEGDNVFTESHLNEALRVVGENVHVPDLMLVYGPVRSHLGFPAWRLRYTEITYGIVEVYEIWFPSEGNPQIYRSAPKLWGLMMIVRAQMVL